The proteins below come from a single Aegilops tauschii subsp. strangulata cultivar AL8/78 chromosome 6, Aet v6.0, whole genome shotgun sequence genomic window:
- the LOC109758426 gene encoding disease resistance protein Pik-2-like has product MEATVLIVGKSVLSGALSYSQSALAEEVALQLGVRRDQAFITGELEMMQGFLMCAHEEGRDGSSMVVKIWVKQVRDVAYGVEDCLMDFAVRLDHQQSWWRIPRRLLDRRFVAKEMKELRSKVEDISQRNVRYHLIKETSGQPSSTTISSEVILHVAEAKIRAALHQEEEKVDLAEIITEDGDDLGSVIAVWGASTDVGVTSIIRAAYDSKQVKDKFQCRAWVRLMHPFNPNDLFVSLVRQFYQDSCEESGKASMQGGGTATGLTVLKKMAAPDHSLVDEFNRYVTEKRYLVVIADVSTIEEWDWIKTYFPRLNGGRIIVSTQQFEVARLCTEQPCTISEIKQIWSFDKDLYVFYHKAEAARIKEDGKAESSSNGEITSAEEATCEKQQHADQKPTGASVVAAALDEDQLIDRVAAKAKVIDFIDQDGEVISICGMGGLGKTTLVTSLYQQELSGRKLLPSSKDNTANRIIVTARELNVAMCCSEKERKIYNLELLTKQDALRLFEKKVFKDIEERESYAHIPGLAEQANLILKKCDGLPLAISTIGSFLATKPKTAIEWRNLNKHINAELEMNKELEMIQTVLASSYEGLPYYLKACFLYLSIFPEDHRIRWSRLVRSWIAEGYSRRIRDKTAVETGNSYITELINRSMVRPLQGDGIASGRKGFLDVHDLIRDIAISKATEESLVFTLDEGCDLNTQGKILSPCFFGRLEAFFISDKMRLLRVLDLEDTKGLTDQHLHQIGKLVHLIYLSLRGCDGHLRLPDSMGNLRHLQTLDRGSLVYLAAWMTCPNLQSLKLYGNLVKLPAWVEKLTNLVKMELRSSCLSEEEVGTTLQVLGKLPNLAILRLLSGSFEGQELCFSFKENAFPSLKVLSLDVPKDIQLVKFEL; this is encoded by the exons ATGGAGGCGACGGTGCTGATCGTCGGCAAGTCCGTGCTGAGTGGAGCGCTTAGCTACTCCCAATCCGCCTTAGCCGAGGAGGTGGCCCTGCAGCTGGGAGTACGGCGTGATCAGGCCTTCATCACGGGTGAGCTCGAGATGATGCAGGGCTTCCTGATGTGTGCACACGAGGAGGGGCGAGATGGCAGCAGCATGGTGGTCAAGATCTGGGTGAAGCAAGTCCGCGACGTGGCATATGGCGTCGAGGACTGCCTCATGGACTTTGCCGTCAGGTTAGATCACCAACAGTCGTGGTGGCGTATCCCTCGAAGGCTGCTTGACCGGCGTTTCGTGGCCAAGGAAATGAAGGAGCTTAGATCCAAGGTGGAGGACATCAGCCAGAGGAATGTCCGGTACCACCTTATCAAGGAAACATCTGGGCAGCCATCGTCTACCACCATCAGCAGTGAGGTGATACTTCACGTCGCCGAAGCAAAGATACGCGCTGCACTTCATCAGGAAGAGGAAAAGGTGGATCTTGCCGAGATTATCACCGAGGATGGAGATGACCTTGGGTCGGTAATCGCGGTGTGGGGAGCAAGCACCGATGTTGGTGTCACATCTATCATCAGAGCTGCCTATGACAGTAAACAAGTGAAAGATAAGTTTCAGTGCCGAGCCTGGGTAAGGCTGATGCATCCCTTCAATCCAAATGACCTCTTTGTCAGCTTGGTGAGGCAGTTCTACCAAGATTCATGTGAAGAATCTGGTAAAGCAAGCATGCAAGGAGGAGGAACAGCCACTGGGCTGACAGTTCTGAAGAAGATGGCAGCACCAGATCATAGTTTGGTCGATGAGTTTAATCGATATGTGACTGAGAAGAGGTACTTGGTTGTTATTGCTGATGTGTCTACCATAGAAGAGTGGGACTGGATCAAAACATACTTCCCGAGATTGAATGGGGGCCGGATTATTGTGTCCACGCAGCAATTTGAAGTTGCAAGGCTGTGCACTGAGCAGCCTTGCACAATATCAGAGATAAAACAAATATGGTCATTCGATAAGGACTTATATGTCTTTTACCACAAG GCGGAGGCGGCTCGAATCAAAGAGGATGGCAAGGCCGAGTCCAGCTCAAATGGTGAGATCACTAGCGCTGAAGAAGCCACTTGTGAGAAACAGCAGCATGCAGATCAGAAGCCCACTGGTGCCAGTGTAGTGGCAGCCGCTTTGGATGAAGATCAGCTTATCGACCGGGTGGCAGCAAAAGCTAAAGTTATTGATTTCATCGATCAAGATGGCGAGGTGATCAGCATTTGTGGAATGGGTGGTCTTGGGAAAACCACTCTTGTCACAAGTCTCTACCAACAAGAACTCAGTGGAAG GAAGCTCTTGCCATCATCGAAGGACAATACCGCTAACCGGATCATTGTCACTGCGCGGGAACTGAATGTTGCAATGTGTTGTTCGGAGAAAGAACGCAAAATATACAATCTCGAGCTTCTAACTAAACAGGATGCTCTCCGCCTATTTGAAAAGAAG GTATTCAAGGATATCGAAGAGAGGGAAAGTTATGCTCATATTCCGGGCCTGGCTGAGCAAGCAAATCttatattgaagaagtgtgacgGCCTCCCTCTTGCAATATCCACCATAGGTAGCTTCCTGGCAACCAAACCTAAAACTGCTATAGAGTGGAGGAATTTGAACAAACACATCAATGCAGAGCTAGAGATGAATAAAGAGCTTGAGATGATACAGACAGTCCTTGCTTCAAGTTACGAAGGTTTACCTTATTATCTCAAGGCTTGCTTCTTGTATTTATCCATTTTTCCTGAAGACCACCGCATCAGATGGTCTCGTTTGGTGAGGAGCTGGATTGCAGAGGGGTATTCGAGGCGAATACGCGACAAGACCGCAGTTGAAACCGGGAATAGCTACATCACCGAGCTTATCAATAGGAGTATGGTCCGACCATTACAAGGAGATGGGATTGCAAGTGGGAGGAAAGGTTTCTTGGacgtccatgatctcatccgtgACATTGCAATCTCAAAGGCAACAGAGGAAAGTCTTGTTTTTACACTGGATGAAGGATGTGACTTAAACACCCAAGGCAAAATCCTGTCACCTTGCT TCTTTGGAAGGTTGGAGGCATTTTTCATTTCTGATAAGATGAGATTACTCCGAGTACTGGACTTGGAAGACACAAAGGGTCTGACAGATCAACACCTCCATCAGATTGGGAAGCTTGTTCACCTAATCTACCTTTCTCTGCGAGGATGTGACGGACACTTGCGCCTGCCAGATTCAATGGGCAATCTGAGGCACCTACAGACACTGGAT AGGGGAAGCCTGGTCTATCTGGCTGCTTGGATGACCTGTCCGAACCTTCAAAGCCTCAAGTTGTACGGCAACTTGGTCAAACTGCCGGCATGGGTCGAAAAGCTCACAAATCTCGTGAAGATGGAGCTACGGAGCAGCTGCTTATCTGAGGAGGAGGTTGGTACCACGCTACAAGTCCTTGGCAAGCTACCAAACCTAGCAATCTTACGTCTGCTGAGCGGGTCGTTCGAGGGTCAAGAGCTGTGTTTCAGCTTCAAAGAGAATGCATTTCCAAGCCTCAAGGTGTTGTCGCTGGATGTCCCCAAGGACATCCAATTGGTCAAGTTTGAACTTTGA
- the LOC109758431 gene encoding rhodanese-like domain-containing protein 7 has translation MLPSPPLSVARRAATAAARHLLPSITSLILDPPAPSPAVSRRRVRLMPLRNSAPLVSPPPHGRSFAVAAGDGGAEGEAPALVVVSFYRFADFPDHADLRRPLKELCEELRVSGGIILAPEGINGSLCGTPEAVEKVLNFIQTDNRLKGLRVIQTPVTPEDEAIHHGHTSHSPVGPGEDAPFRWDHVRVKLKKEIVSFGDPGVMPTKRVGKYIKPKDWNSLISDPDTVVIDVRNMYEIRIGKFKRAVDPCTESFREFPSWVDNQFQLAESDSHQSSVNDNTVTEGAEDLNSSGPKELPRVAMYCTGGIRCEKASSFLLDKGFKEVYHLEGGILKYLEEIPEAESLWEGECFVFDKRVSVEHGLAQGTHKLCYGCKQPVSDEDMESPKWEYGVSCPYCFSRRSEEEKERARARHRQFKTWGVIGGPDKGRSPKRLEASDGVKEDKQPRNSV, from the exons ATGCTGCCCTCCCCACCACTTTCTGTCGCCCGCCGCGCCgccacggccgccgcccgccATCTCCTCCCCTCCATCACCTCGCTCATCCTCGACCCGCCCGCCCCCAGCCCTGCCGTCTCCCGCCGTCGCGTCCGCCTAATGCCGCTGCGGAACAGCGCCCCGCTCGTCTCCCCGCCGCCGCACGGGAGGAGCTTCGCGGTGGCCGCGGGGGATGGAGGCGCAGAAGGCGAGGCTCCGGCGCTGGTGGTGGTCTCGTTCTACAGGTTCGCCGACTTCCCCGACCACGCCGACCTGCGGCGGCCGCTCAAGGAGCTCTGCGAGGAGCTG CGTGTTTCAGGTGGCATTATTCTTGCACCAGAGGGAATCAATGGTAGTTTATGTGGAACACCAGAAGCTGTGGAGAAAGTTTTGAACTTTATTCAAACAGACAATCGGTTAAAAGGATTGAGGGTGATCCAGACACCTGTTACTCCAGAGGACGAGGCTATCCATCATGGACATACCAGCCATTCTCCTGTTGGTCCTGGAGAAGATGCACCATTCCGATGGGATCATGTCCGTGTGAAATTGAAAAAGGAG ATAGTGAGTTTTGGAGACCCTGGTGTGATGCCAACTAAAAGGGTTGGCAAGTATATAAAGCCAAAAGATTGGAATTCGTTGATAAGCGATCCAGACACC GTTGTCATTGATGTGCGTAACATGTATGAGATACGCATAGGAAAATTCAAGAGGGCTGTTGATCCATGCACGGAATCATTTAGAGAATTCCCATCTTGGGTTGATAATCAATTCCAGTTGGCTGAATCTGATAGTCACCAGTCATCAGTAAATGATAACACTGTAACTGAGGGAGCAGAAGATCTGAATTCCAGTGGACCCAAAGAGCTACCACGAGTTGCTATGTATTGCACTGGTGGTATTAGATGTGAGAAGGCATCGAGCTTTCTCCTTGACAAGGGATTTAAAGAG GTTTACCATCTGGAGGGTGGGATATTAAAGTACCTAGAGGAAATCCCGGAAGCTGAAAGCTTGTGGGAAGGTGAATGCTTCGTGTTTGACAAGCGTGTTTCAGTGGAGCACGGGTTAGCTCAAGGAACCCACAAACTTTGCTATGGATGTAAACAACCAGTTAGTGACGAAGACATGGAATCTCCTAAATGGGAGTATGGTGTATCATGCCCATACTGCTTCTCCAGGAGAtctgaggaggagaaggaaagggcaAGGGCTCGGCACCGGCAGTTTAAGACATGGGGAGTTATTGGTGGTCCTGATAAAGGCAGGAGTCCAAAAAGGCTCGAAGCTAGCGATGGAGTTAAGGAGGACAAACAGCCGCGCAACTCAGTGTGA